In Deltaproteobacteria bacterium, the following are encoded in one genomic region:
- the miaB gene encoding tRNA (N6-isopentenyl adenosine(37)-C2)-methylthiotransferase MiaB translates to MNEQDSLQMKGLLSRMGYDDVPEPDDADLVLFVTCSIREKAVHKVYSDLGRLKPFIEENPDRIVGLAGCVAQQEKENLVKRFPFLDLVFGPDAIGRLPDMVKTVRRNRGLKDKKPVVETRFSSRRDFEFVNLIVPGDENRVKAFVTIQKGCDNGCSFCIVPRVRGPEVSRSADDIVREVRELVSLGVKEVTLLGQNVNSYGKKFSGEISFARLLRRIACETGSPGGAGSPGGAGSPGGADIQRLRFTSSHPQDVGDDLVQCYADLPVLCSHFHLPVQSGSNRVLKAMRRGYTRGDYFEIIDKVRQARPGIALSTDFIVGFPGETRKEFEETLDLLQKIGFDMSYSFVYSPRPGTRAAGLKDDVPLAEKEKRLQILQALQTEIAQEKNDLLVGRIEEVLVEKEDGFGQNVSGRTGSNKIVHIPGKDGLTGQMVQVRITKANPYSLGGEVSDGRRHSEPAERDDSRKGDGADDRSVHQHADHHP, encoded by the coding sequence ATGAACGAGCAGGATTCCCTCCAGATGAAGGGACTCCTTTCGCGCATGGGTTATGACGATGTTCCCGAACCGGATGACGCCGATCTGGTTCTGTTTGTCACCTGCAGTATCCGCGAAAAGGCGGTGCACAAGGTTTATAGCGACTTGGGAAGGCTAAAGCCTTTTATCGAGGAAAATCCGGACCGCATCGTGGGGTTGGCCGGTTGCGTGGCCCAGCAGGAGAAGGAAAATCTCGTCAAACGCTTTCCCTTTCTCGATCTGGTATTTGGTCCCGATGCCATCGGGCGGCTTCCCGACATGGTGAAAACCGTCCGCCGGAACCGCGGATTGAAAGATAAAAAACCGGTTGTTGAAACGCGGTTTTCCTCTCGCCGGGATTTCGAGTTCGTCAATCTTATTGTTCCCGGCGATGAGAACCGGGTGAAGGCCTTTGTCACGATTCAAAAGGGATGCGATAATGGCTGTTCCTTTTGCATCGTGCCGCGGGTGCGGGGGCCCGAGGTCTCCCGGTCCGCCGATGATATTGTCCGTGAGGTGCGGGAACTGGTTTCTCTCGGTGTTAAAGAGGTGACGCTGTTGGGCCAGAACGTCAATTCCTACGGAAAAAAATTTTCCGGAGAAATTTCGTTTGCCCGCCTGCTCCGCCGCATTGCATGCGAGACCGGGAGCCCCGGTGGCGCCGGGAGCCCCGGTGGCGCCGGGAGCCCCGGTGGCGCGGATATTCAACGCCTCCGTTTTACCAGCTCACATCCGCAGGATGTGGGGGACGATCTTGTCCAATGCTATGCCGATCTCCCCGTTCTCTGCTCCCATTTTCATCTGCCGGTCCAGTCGGGCTCAAACCGCGTCTTAAAGGCGATGCGGCGGGGTTACACGCGTGGGGATTATTTCGAAATCATCGACAAGGTGCGTCAGGCAAGGCCGGGGATTGCCCTTTCCACCGATTTCATCGTCGGTTTTCCCGGCGAAACCCGGAAGGAATTCGAGGAGACCCTGGATCTTTTGCAAAAAATCGGATTTGACATGAGCTATTCGTTTGTTTACTCCCCCCGGCCGGGGACAAGGGCCGCAGGTCTCAAGGACGACGTCCCGTTGGCTGAAAAGGAAAAAAGGCTTCAAATACTGCAGGCCCTGCAGACCGAAATCGCGCAGGAAAAAAATGACCTTCTGGTCGGCCGGATCGAGGAAGTGCTGGTTGAAAAAGAGGACGGATTCGGGCAGAATGTAAGCGGGAGAACCGGCTCGAACAAAATCGTCCATATCCCCGGAAAGGACGGTTTAACGGGTCAAATGGTGCAAGTAAGGATAACAAAGGCAAACCCCTATTCCCTGGGAGGAGAGGTATCCGATGGCAGACGACATTCTGAACCCGCCGAGCGGGATGATTCACGTAAAGGTGACGGGGCTGACGATCGATCCGTTCACCAACATGCCGATCATCATCCTTAA
- a CDS encoding tetratricopeptide repeat protein, whose amino-acid sequence MVRFTRLFSSLLLFFLFIGMSAFSFGVEDPYARLDLQITTLIANGQYKEAVPLAEKLLPLAEKQFGADHPNTEKALNQLSEACRGTIDAAQREGREDIALAETLTKLARVHQLQGKPLEAEPLYRRALAILEIAEKPDSPLFAQTLNNLALLYLAQARSDEANTLFRQALVAYEQTQGADSKDAGLTWINIGAAYRDQGKITEAETSFKKALKILEKRLGQSDPNLVPALNNYSGLYFAQGKFAEAEPLVLRALKIAEKNYGLKPHPDLLTTLDNLEWIYAKMGRTEELTKLQEKSKLARFGPEESTPQE is encoded by the coding sequence ATGGTAAGGTTTACACGGCTTTTTTCTTCCCTTCTCCTGTTTTTCCTTTTTATTGGAATGTCGGCCTTTTCGTTTGGCGTCGAAGACCCTTATGCCCGGCTCGACCTACAGATCACGACTCTCATCGCCAACGGCCAATACAAAGAGGCCGTTCCCCTTGCGGAAAAACTCCTCCCGCTCGCTGAAAAACAGTTTGGCGCCGATCATCCGAACACCGAAAAGGCGTTGAATCAGCTCTCCGAGGCCTGTCGGGGAACAATTGACGCGGCCCAACGTGAGGGACGGGAAGATATCGCACTGGCCGAGACGCTAACAAAGCTGGCGCGCGTCCATCAACTGCAGGGAAAACCATTGGAGGCCGAACCGCTCTACAGGCGCGCGCTGGCCATTCTGGAAATAGCCGAAAAACCGGATTCCCCCCTCTTTGCCCAGACGCTCAACAATCTGGCGCTTCTCTATCTCGCACAGGCGCGTTCGGATGAGGCCAATACCCTTTTTCGTCAGGCCCTTGTCGCCTACGAACAGACTCAAGGGGCCGACAGCAAGGACGCGGGGCTGACATGGATCAACATCGGGGCCGCCTATCGCGACCAGGGGAAAATTACCGAGGCCGAAACGAGCTTTAAAAAGGCGCTGAAAATTCTGGAAAAAAGGCTGGGGCAAAGCGATCCCAATCTCGTCCCGGCGCTCAACAATTATTCAGGATTGTATTTTGCGCAGGGAAAATTCGCCGAGGCGGAGCCGCTGGTTTTAAGGGCCCTTAAAATCGCCGAAAAAAATTACGGCCTCAAGCCCCATCCCGATCTCCTGACCACGCTGGACAATCTCGAATGGATCTATGCCAAAATGGGGCGGACGGAGGAACTCACCAAACTCCAGGAAAAAAGCAAACTCGCCCGGTTCGGGCCTGAGGAATCAACCCCGCAAGAATAA
- a CDS encoding type II toxin-antitoxin system VapC family toxin, whose protein sequence is MILLDTHVWLWWLHDPEKLSARARKAIAGAEKAGEVLISAISVWEIAVKVGLGKLSLPMDIYAWFQNAEKYPGTAIESLTPVDAIASTLLPGVFHKDPSDRMIIALARRHGIPLVTTDKKILEYPHVETIW, encoded by the coding sequence ATGATTCTTCTCGACACTCATGTCTGGCTCTGGTGGTTGCATGACCCCGAAAAATTGTCGGCCCGCGCGCGAAAGGCCATCGCCGGGGCGGAAAAAGCCGGAGAGGTTCTCATTTCGGCGATATCGGTATGGGAAATTGCGGTCAAGGTCGGCCTTGGAAAATTAAGCCTCCCCATGGACATCTATGCCTGGTTTCAAAACGCGGAAAAATACCCCGGCACGGCTATTGAGTCTTTAACACCCGTCGATGCCATTGCCAGCACCCTCCTTCCCGGGGTTTTTCACAAAGATCCGTCGGATCGAATGATTATCGCCCTGGCCAGACGGCATGGCATCCCTCTCGTAACCACCGACAAAAAGATACTGGAGTATCCCCATGTCGAAACCATTTGGTGA
- a CDS encoding type II toxin-antitoxin system prevent-host-death family antitoxin has translation MKEAYSIYEAKTHFSKLVRGVKGGKVITIKERGVPVGLLVPFKTRENFNKRLERLALQGRLLPAKRNGIPAGVKREGALRRFLEERD, from the coding sequence GTGAAAGAGGCCTATTCCATCTACGAGGCCAAGACGCACTTTTCCAAACTGGTGAGAGGGGTCAAGGGGGGCAAGGTGATCACCATCAAGGAGAGGGGGGTTCCGGTCGGCCTTCTGGTTCCGTTTAAAACCCGGGAAAATTTCAACAAGAGGCTGGAACGTCTTGCCCTGCAGGGGCGGTTGTTGCCCGCAAAAAGAAACGGGATTCCCGCGGGGGTTAAGCGGGAAGGGGCCTTGCGCCGGTTTTTGGAGGAACGGGATTGA
- a CDS encoding endo alpha-1,4 polygalactosaminidase — MRPFTRYTLLICMLFAFSICSSCGGSSSGSDEGDSDDGDDSNGTDSAPLLADVNDYTYWLQDIDIDELAASGYDLVVIDYSSDGSDESAFTADEIQELKDAGMIVLAYMSIGEAEEGRFYFEDDWVDSDTKEILDTAPDFLAESNPDFPDNFKVRFWEEEWQNIIFGTPDGNDESYLDRIIDAGFDGVYLDIIDAFEFFGPDGEMPERPSAGEDMIDFVIAMADYARNDRGVENFLVFPQNGATILDEDGSDEYLEAADGIGAEDTFYIGDEDIDNDLDLDNADFITPYLDQFVDAGKTVLAVDYLTDPDKIDDFYERAQGRGYIPFCSTRDLDVLTVNAGHEPD, encoded by the coding sequence GTGAGACCTTTTACCCGTTACACGCTGTTGATTTGCATGCTGTTTGCCTTTTCGATCTGTTCCTCTTGCGGCGGCTCCTCATCGGGATCGGATGAGGGGGATTCCGATGACGGCGATGACAGCAATGGAACCGACAGCGCCCCCCTTCTGGCCGATGTGAACGACTACACCTACTGGCTACAGGATATCGATATCGACGAACTGGCCGCCAGCGGCTATGACCTCGTGGTGATCGATTATTCCAGCGACGGTTCCGACGAAAGCGCCTTCACCGCCGATGAGATTCAGGAATTGAAAGACGCCGGGATGATCGTCCTTGCCTACATGAGCATCGGCGAGGCGGAGGAAGGACGCTTTTATTTCGAGGATGACTGGGTCGATTCCGACACGAAGGAGATTCTCGACACCGCCCCCGATTTTCTGGCCGAATCGAATCCCGACTTTCCCGATAACTTCAAGGTCCGCTTTTGGGAGGAGGAATGGCAAAACATCATTTTCGGCACGCCGGACGGCAATGACGAAAGTTATCTGGACCGAATCATCGACGCCGGTTTTGACGGCGTTTATCTGGATATCATCGACGCGTTTGAATTCTTCGGCCCCGACGGCGAAATGCCCGAACGGCCTTCCGCCGGTGAAGACATGATCGACTTTGTGATCGCCATGGCCGACTACGCCCGCAATGATCGCGGCGTGGAAAATTTTCTGGTCTTCCCCCAAAACGGAGCCACCATCCTGGACGAGGACGGGAGCGACGAATACCTCGAGGCGGCGGACGGCATCGGGGCGGAGGATACCTTCTACATCGGCGATGAAGACATCGACAACGACCTCGATCTCGACAACGCCGATTTCATCACGCCGTATCTCGACCAGTTTGTGGATGCGGGCAAAACGGTCCTGGCCGTCGATTACCTGACTGATCCGGACAAGATCGATGATTTCTACGAGCGGGCCCAGGGGCGCGGCTACATACCCTTCTGCTCAACCCGCGATCTGGATGTGTTGACCGTCAACGCCGGTCATGAGCCGGATTGA
- a CDS encoding PGPGW domain-containing protein gives MSGHVRKILVLVFGLTLLVLGIAMIVLPGPAFVVIPLSLVVLGTEFLWARRMLAGLKKGAHQIKSTIKTRRERFKWWRKSNS, from the coding sequence ATGTCTGGTCATGTCCGCAAGATACTAGTCCTGGTTTTTGGCCTGACCCTTTTGGTCCTCGGCATCGCCATGATTGTCCTCCCCGGCCCGGCGTTCGTGGTTATTCCTTTGAGCCTTGTTGTTTTGGGAACGGAATTCCTCTGGGCAAGGCGGATGCTGGCCGGCCTTAAAAAAGGGGCCCATCAGATCAAATCGACCATCAAAACAAGGCGGGAAAGGTTTAAATGGTGGAGAAAGTCCAATAGTTGA
- a CDS encoding type II toxin-antitoxin system VapC family toxin: MTRHLYVDSSVVISLLFEEPNSRRVRPFLRRFSKKMVSASLLEAEVLASAKREGVALDKAAPFVDMVSLVIPERSLLPEYLSIFEAGYLRGADAYHLAAALYTDPTRKQLGFATADQKQSEIADRLGFTVVIF; encoded by the coding sequence TTGACCCGCCACCTGTATGTCGACTCGTCGGTGGTCATCTCCCTTCTGTTCGAGGAGCCTAATAGCCGCCGTGTGCGGCCGTTTCTGCGCCGATTTTCAAAAAAAATGGTGAGCGCCTCCCTTCTGGAGGCGGAGGTTTTGGCTTCCGCGAAGCGGGAAGGAGTTGCCTTGGATAAAGCGGCCCCTTTTGTGGATATGGTTTCACTGGTCATTCCGGAGCGGTCTCTACTGCCGGAATACCTGTCTATTTTTGAAGCAGGCTATTTGCGGGGCGCCGATGCCTATCATCTTGCCGCCGCCCTTTATACAGATCCCACCCGCAAGCAACTCGGTTTTGCGACGGCCGACCAAAAACAGTCCGAAATCGCCGATAGGCTTGGTTTTACGGTTGTCATTTTTTGA
- a CDS encoding YcbK family protein, translating to MNLRQLSILAFFGAAFLLAYGFAMPAGHGFRDMRGDGLLTLHNTHLNETVTVQYRNPNGSYNRKGLKEINHALRCRQTNKERKIRVDLLEMVDQIQDHFGAKEVAVISGYRSKQLNEYLWLIGRRVSRNSPHMYGQAMDVRLPGVTTADLRDYADRLNRKGGVGYYPSNQFVHVDVGMKRRW from the coding sequence ATGAACCTTCGTCAACTTTCCATCCTTGCTTTTTTTGGCGCGGCTTTTCTTTTGGCCTATGGGTTCGCCATGCCTGCGGGCCATGGGTTTCGCGATATGCGGGGCGACGGCTTGCTCACGCTTCACAACACCCATCTGAACGAAACGGTCACGGTTCAATACCGCAATCCGAACGGCTCATACAACCGGAAGGGGCTTAAAGAGATCAATCACGCCCTTCGGTGTCGTCAGACCAACAAGGAACGAAAAATCCGCGTCGATCTTCTGGAGATGGTGGACCAGATTCAGGATCATTTCGGCGCCAAGGAAGTGGCGGTGATTTCCGGCTACCGGAGCAAGCAACTCAATGAATACCTCTGGCTGATCGGACGGAGGGTTTCCCGCAACAGCCCCCACATGTACGGTCAGGCGATGGATGTCCGCCTTCCGGGGGTCACAACCGCCGATCTGCGTGATTACGCCGACCGCTTGAACCGGAAAGGGGGGGTCGGCTATTATCCCTCCAACCAGTTTGTCCATGTCGATGTCGGCATGAAACGCCGATGGTAA
- the greA gene encoding transcription elongation factor GreA encodes MTDRIPMTPQGQEKLKKEIDHLKSVERPKVLAELEEARAHGDLAENAEYHAARERLGHVKGRILDLELRLSKAEVIDPQKMKGQERVVFGAHVTLRDLDSDEEATYQIVGEHESDIAAKKLSITSPIARAVVGRSKNDEVKVKTPKGIKEFEIVNIEYK; translated from the coding sequence ATGACGGACAGAATCCCCATGACCCCGCAGGGGCAAGAGAAACTTAAAAAAGAGATCGATCACCTCAAGTCTGTCGAGCGCCCCAAAGTGCTTGCCGAACTGGAAGAGGCGAGGGCGCACGGAGATCTGGCCGAAAACGCGGAATATCATGCCGCCAGAGAACGGCTGGGGCATGTGAAGGGGAGGATTCTCGATCTGGAACTCCGGCTTTCGAAGGCGGAGGTCATCGACCCGCAAAAAATGAAGGGGCAGGAACGGGTGGTCTTTGGGGCCCACGTGACGCTCCGCGATCTCGACTCCGACGAAGAGGCGACCTACCAGATCGTGGGGGAGCATGAATCGGACATCGCCGCGAAAAAGTTGTCCATCACCTCTCCCATCGCCCGCGCCGTTGTCGGCAGATCGAAGAACGATGAGGTAAAGGTGAAGACACCAAAGGGGATCAAGGAATTTGAAATTGTCAATATTGAGTACAAATAA
- a CDS encoding type II toxin-antitoxin system Phd/YefM family antitoxin gives MRNLNVSQARKELPSLIDEVASGKRGVLVTRRGKPVARIVPFRKKDKQANAYPLRGKPIGISKDFDEPLPGLWDALRT, from the coding sequence ATGAGAAACCTCAATGTCTCGCAGGCCAGAAAAGAACTTCCTTCCTTGATCGACGAGGTCGCATCCGGAAAAAGAGGGGTGCTTGTCACCCGCCGCGGCAAGCCGGTCGCCCGGATCGTTCCTTTTCGCAAAAAGGACAAGCAGGCCAATGCGTATCCTCTGCGCGGAAAACCGATCGGCATCTCCAAAGATTTTGACGAACCGTTGCCCGGCCTTTGGGACGCGCTCCGGACATGA